In Pyrus communis chromosome 8, drPyrComm1.1, whole genome shotgun sequence, one genomic interval encodes:
- the LOC137743424 gene encoding EP1-like glycoprotein 2, with translation MATKTSHSAVLLLFSLIAFQFAIPIQAQVPANQTFKFINQGKLGDGNIEYHATYRVIQTNSHTFYTNPFGLCFYNTTPDSYIFAIRAGVPNDEVRWVWDANRNHPVHEKATLSFGKEGNLVLGEADGTVVWQTNTANKGVTGIKLLENGNLVLHDKNGRFIWQSFDYPTDTLLVGQSIRTNGRNKLVSRKSDTDSSDGPYSMVLDKTGFAMYLNNAGQRLIYGGWTGTDYGSTVTFDCQTTNGFEDAIAYELVFNVNQDISAPPPPPQSKRRLLQVRPIGSATQINLNKLNYNATYSFLRLGSDGNLKAYTYYDKVNSMNWEESFAFFSSYFIRECALPSKCGSYGYCSRGMCVGCPSPKGLLGWSKGCAAPKLGQCKIGAKANYYKVADVEHFLSPYLDGGDGPMKVGECRAKCDKDCKCLGFFYREDSSKCLLAPVLGTLIKDVNTSAGYIKY, from the coding sequence ATGGCAACTAAAACTTCACATTCAGCTGTTCTCCTACTCTTCTCCCTCATTGCCTTCCAGTTTGCCATTCCCATTCAAGCCCAAGTCCCTGCAAACCAAACCTTCAAATTCATCAACCAAGGCAAATTAGGAGATGGAAACATTGAATATCATGCTACCTACCGCGTGATCCAAACAAATTCCCATACTTTCTATACAAATCCTTTCGGGTTATGCTTCTACAACACCACCCCAGATTCTTACATATTCGCCATCAGAGCCGGTGTTCCCAATGATGAAGTACGGTGGGTCTGGGATGCAAACCGGAATCACCCGGTTCACGAGAAAGCCACTCTCTCTTTTGGCAAAGAAGGAAACTTAGTCCTCGGAGAAGCAGATGGGACTGTTGTTTGGCAAACAAACACAGCCAACAAAGGTGTTACGGGCATCAAGTTACTTGAAAACGGTAACTTGGTCCTCCATGACAAGAATGGAAGATTCATATGGCAGAGCTTTGATTACCCTACCGATACTCTTCTAGTGGGGCAATCAATCAGAACAAATGGTCGTAACAAGCTTGTTAGTCGCAAATCTGATACTGATAGCTCTGATGGGCCATACAGTATGGTTCTTGACAAGACCGGTTTCGCTATGTACTTGAACAACGCTGGCCAGCGTCTTATATATGGCGGGTGGACAGGAACTGACTATGGAAGCACCGTAACCTTTGATTGTCAGACTACGAATGGTTTCGAAGATGCCATTGCTTACGAGCTTGTGTTCAATGTAAACCAGGACATTAGtgctccaccaccaccaccacaaagcAAGAGGCGCCTCCTACAAGTTCGTCCCATTGGCAGCGCAACACAGATCAACCTTAACAAGCTCAACTACAATGCTACGTACTCATTTCTAAGACTCGGGTCCGATGGCAATCTCAAGGCCTATACTTATTATGACAAAGTGAACAGCATGAACTGGGAAGAGAGCTTCGCATTCTTTTCGAGCTATTTCATTAGAGAATGTGCATTGCCATCTAAATGTGGTTCATATGGGTACTGTAGTAGGGGTATGTGTGTGGGGTGCCCCAGCCCGAAAGGGCTTCTGGGTTGGAGCAAGGGCTGTGCAGCCCCAAAGTTGGGACAGTGCAAGATTGGGGCAAAAGCGAACTACTACAAGGTTGCGGATGTTGAGCACTTTCTGAGTCCTTATTTGGATGGTGGAGATGGTCCAATGAAGGTCGGAGAGTGCAGGGCCAAGTGTGACAAGGACTGTAAGTGCTTAGGGTTCTTTTACAGGGAAGATTCCTCTAAGTGTTTGTTGGCACCAGTGCTTGGGACTCTTATAAAGGACGTGAATACTTCGGCCGGTTACATCAAATATTAA
- the LOC137741359 gene encoding uncharacterized protein — MNEYIGDEINHAQEQKEHEIEDPELHKLILPNVEDLPLIPPSSVESNFVSYFAPDFMKPRHDQYIYRHANGLCVIGLAPTLVPLKEEGGITAIDFNVGKSDRIGIKVTGKRKKNAQHLESNSALCKVCTNDATYIVSLLTGVA, encoded by the exons ATGAACGAATACATCGGTGATGAAATAAACCATGCACAAGAACAAAAGGAACATGAAATAGAAGACCCTGAGCTGCATAAGCTTATTTTACCGAATGTTGAAGATCTGCCTCTCATCCCTCCCTCTTCTGTTGAATCCAACTTCGTCTCTTATTTCGCTCCAG ATTTTATGAAGCCAAGACATGACCAGTACATTTATCGCCACGCCAATGG ATTGTGTGTGATTGGCTTGGCTCCAACACTTGTGCCTCTGAAGGAAGAAGGGGGTATCACGGCCATTGATTTCAATGTTGGGAAATCTGATCGGATTGGGATAAAGGTTACTGGAAAGCGCAAGAAG AATGCACAACACTTGGAATCCAACTCAGCCTTGTGTAAAGTTTGCACCAATGATGCTACTTATATTGTGAG TCTTTTGACCGGTGTTGCGTAA